The sequence GATGCGCGGCGTAGATGAAAAGCGGGGCTATGGAGCCGGGCACACTCCGCAGACAGAAGACAATTAGGGGGCATCATGGACGCGCCGCGCATGGAATACCTGATGGGCCTGAAGGCCCGGCTGGATGCCACCCCCGCTGCGGGACGTGGTCCGCTGGTGGACGCGGCCAGCCAGACGCTGCGCTGCAGTGTGCAGACCGTGTATCGCCATCTGCGTGAGGTGGGATGGACGAGCGGTCGCAAGACACGGGCGGATAAAGGGCAGATGGCAGTAGACGAAGATCTGGCCCGCAAGGTTGCGGGATTGGTCAAAGTAGCCACCCGCGCTCACGGTAAACGGACCATGCCCATCACTGTGGCCTGCGATGTACTGGCGAACAACGGATATGGTGTCGTCAACCATCAAACTGGAGAGATAACCATGCCCAGCCCGACGACTGTGGCCCGTGCCATGCGCATCCATGGCTGTCATCCCGATCAGCTGGAGCGAGGCAATCCGGCGCAGGAACTGCGCAGTCTGCACCCTAACCATGTCTGGCAGCTGGATGCCTCGCTGTGTGTGCTGTTCTACCTGCCGCGCGGACAGGTTCGGGTGATGGATGAGGCCAAGTTCTATAAGAACAAGCCTGCAAATCTGGCACGGGCTGAACGTGACCGGGTATGGCGGCTCGTTGTCACCGACCATTACAGCGGAGGCATCTTCTTTCACTATGTCCTCGGCGCGGAAGACGCGATGTCCGTACTGGATACGCTGATCCGGGCCATGATCAAGCGCGGTGCCGATGACCCCATGCACGGCGTGCCCAACTGCCTGCTGACAGACAAGGGCGCGGGCAACTGCTCCGCGCTGGTGGAACGATGGCTCAAGGCGCTGGGCATCGTCCACCTGACACACATGGCAGGCAACCCCAGAGCCAAGGGCCAGTGCGAACAGGCACAGAATCTGATTGAAACGCAGTTCGAGGGGCGTCTGGCCTGCATGCAGATCGCCAATGTGGAACAGCTGAACGCGGCCGCAGATACATGGCGCATACACTGGAATGCCAATGCTATCCACGGCCGCCATGGCCGCACCCGCAACTCGGCATGGCTCACCATTACGCAGGAGCAGCTGCGCGTTGCCCCCTCCGAGGAAATGCTGCGCGACCTCGTGGCCACTGAACCGCGAGATGTCAAGGTTAGCCCTCGTATGGTGATTTCACATTCCATCAAGGGACATGGATCGCATGACTACGATCTGCGCTATCTCACCGGGATTTCCAGTGGCCAGACTGTTCGGGTGGTGGTCAATCCCTACCGCGCTCCGGCTGTGGATGTGATTATCGCCAAAGCGAATGGCAGCGAGATTGTGACAACGGTGGAACCCATCATCCGTGATGCTGGAGGGTTCCGCACGGATGCGCAGGTGATCGGCGCAGGCTACGCCGCACTGCCAGATACACACACCGACAAACTACTCAAGGATATTCAGCGCGAGGCATACGCCACCGACTCTCTGGCCGATGCTGCAAAGGCCGCCAAGGATCGCAAGCCCGCATACCAGCATCTGGATATGCTGGCGGATACGAAAGCCGCACCCACCTATATTCCGCGTCGTGGCACGGCGCTGGAGGTGGAGGCAGCAAGGCGTGAGGTCGCCCCGTTGGCACATGTTGAGGCCGCAAAACTGCTGCGGTCACGCGTAGGTGACAAGTGGAATGCCGATGCCATGGCATGGCTGCGCCAGCGCTACCCTGATGGTGTTCCGCAGGACGCCATTGACGATATCGCAGCCCGTTTCACCGAACCGACGGTGACCACGGCCGCTCCGCTGCGGCTCGTAGCTGCAGGAGGGATGTAATGCAACGATTGAAGAAATTGCTTGAAGCGATGGAGCAGCCGCAACGGGCTGTTGCAGACGCTATAGGCATCAGTCCTGCGGCACTGTCCGCCATCGTGACACGGGGCGAGTGGCCCCGGCGTGATCCGGATGCAACCAAAGCGCGGCTGCAGGACTACCTGATCGCCACCGGCGTGCGCAAGGCTACCGTCATTGCTGCCCTGAAAGAAGAAACCAAGCCGGAAAACCCCGGCAAGAACGATTCCCCGGAGGATACCACCATGTTGATGCGCAAGCAGGTTCTTACTCCCCAGGCAAAGCGCCAGTTCGGTCTGGTCCGTTCCCCGTTTTCCGATGAATTGTCCGGCCCGGAAGATGTATGGCTGTCCGCCGACTACCGCTATGTGCGCGAAGCCATGCTCAGCACAGCCCGTCATGGCGGTCTGCTCGCCGTGATAGGCGAGTCCGGCAGCGGAAAGAGCACGCTGCGCAAAGACTTGGCACACCGTATCGGAGCGGAAGGGCTGCCTATTATAATGATTGAACCCTACGTGCTGGCAATGGAAGACAATGACCAGAAGGGGAAGACTCTGAAGGCTATCCATCTTGCAGAATCCATCCTCTACACAGTGGCCCCGCACGCCAAATGTCTGAGTAGCCCGGAGGCACGTTTCCGGCAGGTGCATAACGTCCTGCGGGACAGTGCCCGCGCAGGTTATCGCCATTGCATGATTATCGAAGAGGCACACAGTCTCTCTCATCCCACGCTCAAACACCTCAAGAGATTCATGGAACTGGAAGACGGTTTTACCAAGCTGCTGTCGGTCATTCTGATCGGCCAGACGGAGCTGCAAACCAAGCTCGGCGAAGCGGACAGCACCGTGCGTGAAGTGGTCCAGCGGTGCGAGGTGGTACACATTGACCCGCTCGGCAACGATCTGCCCGGATATGTGGCCCACAAGTTTCAGCGGGCAGGTGTTGACGTGGACAAGGTGCTCGCTCCTGATGCTCTGGACGCTCTGGCGGCACGACTCACCGGGCCGCGCAGTACATCCGGTCAATCCGTGTCGCTGGTCTATCCGCTGGCCGTCAACAACTCGCTGGTTGCGGCAATCAACATGGCCGCCCACATCGGCGAGGCCAAGGTGACGGCGGACGTTATCAACGCAATTTAAAGGAGAAATACGATGTCAGAAGGGTACATGGAAAATGCACAGGGGCACCTCGTGCCGGTGGATCAGGTCAAGGAAATTGATATGGCCCGCCACGATCTGGTGATGGAGTTGGTCGGCAAGGCCAAGTCTGTCAGGGATGATCTGGCCAAGTTCAAGTGCGGGGCAATGGCTGACGTTGGTGCATTCGTGGAACTGGCAGCAGAAAAGTATGGTGCCAAGCTGGGCGGAAACAAGGGCAACGTGACGTTGATGAGCTATGACGGCCGTTTCAAGATTCAGCGTTCCATTGCCGAGCATATCACCTTTGACGAGAGACTGCAGGCCGCAAAGGCGCTGATTGATGAGTGCCTGCGCGACTGGACGGCGGACAGCCGAACCGAATTGCAGGCGCTGATCAATCAGGCTTTTCGCGTCGACAAGGAAGGCCGGATCAACACGGGGGCCATTCTCAGCCTGCGCAGGCTGGATATCACCGATACGCGGTGGATGCAGGCCATGCAGGCCATAGGTGACAGCATTCAGGTGACCGGCACCAAGGCATACGTCCGTGTGTACGAACGCAATGCATCCGGCGGATACGATCCCATCCCGCTGGATGTTGCAGCAATCTAGGTCGGGTGCAGCATGGCCAAGCAAAGCTCTTCGGCACAAATGATCAAGCTGATCCACGTGGCAAAACGCCAGTTGGGATTGGACGATGACACCTACAGGGAAATGCTCCAATCCGTAACCGGTAAGACTTCCACGGCCAGCATGACCAACCGAGAGTTGCTGGCCGTTTGTGATGCTCTGAAAAAGAAGGGATTCAAGGTTTCCCGCCCTCGCGCAATGGACAATTCGGAGCAGGCGAAAAAAATTAGATCCCTGTGGTTGGAGTTGGCGGATGCCGGGATTGTGCGAAATAGGAGCGAGGCGGCATTGCTGGCGTACGTCCGCCGGATCACTAAAACAGAACGGATGGAGTGGTGCACGGTGAAGCAGCTGCAGGCTGTTATCGAAACACTCAAGGCGTGGGGGAGTCGCATCGAAGATGGAACCGCCCAAGCCCGAATCAAAGCCATTCTGGAGGAACGATGAGCAGCTCGGAGCGCGGATGCGAATTGCTGAAGGACGTGCAGATCACCGTGCAAGCCACTGTGGAGCAGGAACTGCGCATCAGAGGGATGGTGGATATGAGTGGGCTGCCCGAGAATCTTGGCCGCGTGGTGTCTTCCCGTTTGGCAGAGGAGTGGGGCGGGCAGCTGGTGTATATCCCAATGAACATCGGCAGACGCAATGCCCGAATCTATGATCAGTTCACTGGTGACAATGTGCACGATCTGGCCAAGAAGTTTCGCCTGTCTGTTCAGCGGGTCTACAAGATCATCGCCGATGAACGTGCACGGAGGCGAATGCCACAACTCAATCTTCCGCTGGACTGATCCTCGTGATCTGGTGCAAAAAAAGGGGGCCGCAAGGTCCCCTTTTAAATTCCACATTGCGGAACATATTTTCATTCTGCCCGTCCCGGTATATCCCGGATGGTCCCGTATCGTCCCGGTTATCTCACACACTCAGTTCTAGTTATCTCATTAGTCATCACACTTGAAGTTTATTCCAAGGCAATCTTATACTCACACAAGCAACAAAACAGCTCTCGAGGATCAACTATGCCCAGACACCACACCCCACCACCTACTACCGACACCGCATTCTCCTGCCCCCACTGCGGAGCCTACA is a genomic window of Desulfovibrio psychrotolerans containing:
- a CDS encoding DDE-type integrase/transposase/recombinase, with translation MDAPRMEYLMGLKARLDATPAAGRGPLVDAASQTLRCSVQTVYRHLREVGWTSGRKTRADKGQMAVDEDLARKVAGLVKVATRAHGKRTMPITVACDVLANNGYGVVNHQTGEITMPSPTTVARAMRIHGCHPDQLERGNPAQELRSLHPNHVWQLDASLCVLFYLPRGQVRVMDEAKFYKNKPANLARAERDRVWRLVVTDHYSGGIFFHYVLGAEDAMSVLDTLIRAMIKRGADDPMHGVPNCLLTDKGAGNCSALVERWLKALGIVHLTHMAGNPRAKGQCEQAQNLIETQFEGRLACMQIANVEQLNAAADTWRIHWNANAIHGRHGRTRNSAWLTITQEQLRVAPSEEMLRDLVATEPRDVKVSPRMVISHSIKGHGSHDYDLRYLTGISSGQTVRVVVNPYRAPAVDVIIAKANGSEIVTTVEPIIRDAGGFRTDAQVIGAGYAALPDTHTDKLLKDIQREAYATDSLADAAKAAKDRKPAYQHLDMLADTKAAPTYIPRRGTALEVEAARREVAPLAHVEAAKLLRSRVGDKWNADAMAWLRQRYPDGVPQDAIDDIAARFTEPTVTTAAPLRLVAAGGM
- a CDS encoding DUF3164 family protein; amino-acid sequence: MSEGYMENAQGHLVPVDQVKEIDMARHDLVMELVGKAKSVRDDLAKFKCGAMADVGAFVELAAEKYGAKLGGNKGNVTLMSYDGRFKIQRSIAEHITFDERLQAAKALIDECLRDWTADSRTELQALINQAFRVDKEGRINTGAILSLRRLDITDTRWMQAMQAIGDSIQVTGTKAYVRVYERNASGGYDPIPLDVAAI
- a CDS encoding Mor transcription activator family protein encodes the protein MSSSERGCELLKDVQITVQATVEQELRIRGMVDMSGLPENLGRVVSSRLAEEWGGQLVYIPMNIGRRNARIYDQFTGDNVHDLAKKFRLSVQRVYKIIADERARRRMPQLNLPLD
- a CDS encoding AAA family ATPase, whose protein sequence is MQRLKKLLEAMEQPQRAVADAIGISPAALSAIVTRGEWPRRDPDATKARLQDYLIATGVRKATVIAALKEETKPENPGKNDSPEDTTMLMRKQVLTPQAKRQFGLVRSPFSDELSGPEDVWLSADYRYVREAMLSTARHGGLLAVIGESGSGKSTLRKDLAHRIGAEGLPIIMIEPYVLAMEDNDQKGKTLKAIHLAESILYTVAPHAKCLSSPEARFRQVHNVLRDSARAGYRHCMIIEEAHSLSHPTLKHLKRFMELEDGFTKLLSVILIGQTELQTKLGEADSTVREVVQRCEVVHIDPLGNDLPGYVAHKFQRAGVDVDKVLAPDALDALAARLTGPRSTSGQSVSLVYPLAVNNSLVAAINMAAHIGEAKVTADVINAI
- a CDS encoding gp16 family protein — translated: MAKQSSSAQMIKLIHVAKRQLGLDDDTYREMLQSVTGKTSTASMTNRELLAVCDALKKKGFKVSRPRAMDNSEQAKKIRSLWLELADAGIVRNRSEAALLAYVRRITKTERMEWCTVKQLQAVIETLKAWGSRIEDGTAQARIKAILEER